From the genome of Mesorhizobium japonicum MAFF 303099, one region includes:
- the iolE gene encoding myo-inosose-2 dehydratase, whose amino-acid sequence MTVRIGINPITWTNDDVPELGGDTPLEVCLSETRQAGYAGTELGGKFPRCSAELKPIMNRYGLAVISGWYDGRCDEKDVGAEMDAIRPHLQLLKDMGSTHVVYADTSRGRHNAIWGPISQRPALSPEEWPAYGRKLTALAERMADFGVRMAFHHHMGTIVETDAEVGLLMRHTGEAVGLLYDTGHSIFSGGDPLALIKAQVKRVVHVHCKDARKPVLERARAEDMSFMGAVMDGIFTVPGDGVIDYPAILRVLADNGYSGWLVVEAEQDPNKANPLTYATMGFKNLSRMARQAGFTVME is encoded by the coding sequence GTGACGGTTCGCATCGGCATCAATCCGATCACCTGGACCAATGATGACGTGCCGGAACTCGGCGGCGATACGCCGCTCGAAGTGTGTCTGAGCGAAACCAGACAAGCCGGCTATGCCGGCACCGAACTCGGCGGCAAGTTTCCGCGCTGCTCGGCCGAACTGAAGCCGATCATGAACCGCTATGGCCTTGCGGTGATTTCCGGCTGGTATGATGGCCGCTGCGACGAGAAGGATGTCGGCGCCGAAATGGATGCGATCAGGCCGCATCTCCAGCTCTTGAAGGATATGGGCTCCACCCATGTCGTCTATGCCGACACCTCGCGCGGGCGCCACAACGCCATCTGGGGACCGATCTCGCAACGCCCGGCCTTGAGCCCGGAAGAATGGCCGGCCTATGGCCGCAAGCTGACCGCACTCGCTGAAAGGATGGCGGATTTCGGCGTGCGCATGGCCTTTCACCACCACATGGGAACCATCGTCGAGACCGATGCCGAGGTCGGCCTGCTGATGCGGCACACCGGCGAGGCGGTCGGCCTGCTCTACGACACCGGCCATTCGATCTTCTCGGGCGGCGACCCGCTCGCCTTGATCAAGGCGCAGGTCAAACGGGTCGTGCATGTGCATTGCAAGGACGCGCGCAAACCCGTGCTCGAGCGCGCGCGCGCCGAGGACATGAGTTTCATGGGTGCCGTCATGGACGGGATCTTCACCGTGCCCGGCGACGGCGTCATCGACTATCCCGCCATTTTGCGCGTGCTGGCCGACAATGGTTACAGCGGCTGGCTGGTCGTCGAGGCCGAGCAGGATCCCAACAAGGCCAACCCGCTGACCTATGCGACGATGGGATTTAAGAACCTATCGCGCATGGCGAGGCAAGCCGGATTTACCGTCATGGAATGA
- a CDS encoding sugar ABC transporter substrate-binding protein, with amino-acid sequence MFSLAKLIKPALGLLAVLTMMAAATTLAAADQTRVVFVTHGQSGDPYWSVVKNGMDDAAKTLGVKAEYLAPETFDMAKMGQMIDAIAASKPDGMVVSIPDAAALTTPVKNAVAAGIPVIVIDSGGSKLTHDLGGLLFMGQDEFQAGVMAGERIKALGLTKAVCANHEVGNSSLDDRCAGFAKGLGVDVPVMNGVIDPTEMKNRVIAYMTAHADTQFILAVGASGAEPTLAALDELGLSGKVKTGTFDLSPTILQAVVGGKMEWGIDAQQYAMGYIPVAMFDLWKKYKIMPIADYPTGPGFVTKDTAASVIELSKQGKR; translated from the coding sequence ATGTTTTCGCTTGCGAAATTAATAAAGCCTGCGCTCGGCCTTCTGGCCGTCCTCACGATGATGGCGGCGGCCACGACCCTTGCGGCCGCCGACCAAACGCGGGTGGTGTTCGTCACCCACGGCCAGAGCGGCGACCCCTACTGGTCGGTGGTCAAGAACGGCATGGACGATGCCGCCAAGACGCTCGGCGTCAAGGCAGAATATCTGGCACCAGAGACCTTCGACATGGCCAAGATGGGGCAGATGATCGACGCCATCGCGGCCTCGAAGCCCGACGGCATGGTTGTTTCGATCCCCGATGCGGCCGCTCTTACAACTCCGGTCAAGAACGCCGTCGCCGCCGGCATCCCGGTGATCGTCATCGATTCCGGCGGTTCGAAACTTACCCACGACCTTGGCGGCCTGCTGTTCATGGGGCAGGATGAATTCCAGGCGGGCGTCATGGCCGGCGAGCGCATCAAGGCGCTCGGCCTCACCAAGGCGGTCTGCGCCAACCACGAGGTCGGCAATTCGAGCCTCGACGACCGCTGCGCCGGCTTTGCCAAGGGTCTGGGCGTCGACGTTCCGGTGATGAACGGCGTCATCGACCCGACCGAAATGAAGAACCGCGTGATCGCCTATATGACCGCTCATGCCGATACACAGTTCATCCTCGCCGTCGGCGCCAGCGGCGCCGAACCGACGCTGGCCGCGCTTGATGAATTGGGCCTGTCGGGCAAGGTGAAGACCGGCACGTTCGATCTTTCGCCCACGATCCTGCAGGCCGTGGTCGGCGGCAAGATGGAATGGGGCATCGACGCCCAGCAATATGCCATGGGCTATATCCCGGTCGCGATGTTCGACCTCTGGAAGAAGTACAAGATCATGCCGATCGCTGACTATCCGACCGGCCCCGGCTTCGTCACCAAGGACACCGCCGCATCGGTCATCGAGCTGTCGAAACAAGGCAAGCGCTAA
- a CDS encoding ABC transporter permease, translated as MVSEIRDERVRSVSRLSRLLSRPELGAAAGTVLVFVFFAITAGSTGLFSAKGIVNFLEVSAQLGILAAPVALLMIAGEFDLSVGSMIGFAGILIAIPAVFWGWPIWLSLLFTFAVCGGIGALNGLAVVRTGLPSFIVTLGSLFMLRGLTLGLTRGISGRTQVSGVHELAQNDPLNSLFSGQVFTGLIAWLADLGLIGKRADGMPSISGIPVSIVWWIVLTLACTWLLTRSRFGNWIFAAGGEANAARNLGVPVARTKITLFVMTALAAALFAAIQVLVTGSADTLRGTQKEFEAIIAVVIGGTLLTGGYGSAIGAMFGALIFGVVQMGIFYTGIDTDWFKLFMGAMMVIAVLFNSYVRNRAMRSR; from the coding sequence ATGGTTTCAGAGATTCGCGACGAGCGGGTCCGGTCCGTTTCACGCCTGAGCCGCCTGCTAAGCAGGCCGGAGCTTGGCGCGGCCGCCGGTACCGTGCTGGTCTTCGTGTTCTTCGCCATCACGGCGGGAAGCACGGGGCTGTTCAGTGCCAAGGGCATCGTCAATTTCCTCGAAGTCTCGGCCCAGCTTGGCATTCTCGCCGCTCCCGTGGCCCTGCTGATGATCGCCGGCGAGTTTGATCTGTCGGTCGGCTCGATGATCGGCTTTGCCGGCATCCTCATCGCCATCCCTGCCGTATTCTGGGGCTGGCCGATCTGGCTTTCGCTGCTGTTCACCTTCGCCGTCTGCGGCGGCATCGGCGCGCTGAACGGGCTCGCCGTCGTCAGGACCGGCCTGCCCTCCTTCATCGTGACGCTCGGCAGCCTCTTCATGTTGCGCGGCCTCACGCTTGGCCTCACGCGCGGCATTTCAGGGCGGACCCAGGTGTCGGGCGTGCACGAGCTGGCGCAGAACGATCCCCTCAACAGCCTGTTCTCTGGCCAGGTGTTCACCGGCCTGATCGCCTGGCTTGCCGACCTCGGCCTGATCGGCAAGCGGGCGGACGGAATGCCGTCGATATCAGGCATTCCGGTGTCGATCGTGTGGTGGATCGTGCTGACACTGGCCTGCACCTGGCTCTTGACGCGCAGCCGCTTCGGCAACTGGATCTTCGCCGCCGGGGGCGAAGCCAATGCCGCGCGCAATCTCGGCGTGCCGGTGGCGCGCACCAAGATCACGCTGTTCGTCATGACGGCGCTCGCGGCGGCCCTGTTCGCGGCGATCCAGGTGCTGGTCACCGGCTCCGCCGACACGCTGCGCGGCACGCAGAAGGAATTCGAGGCCATCATCGCCGTCGTCATCGGCGGCACGCTGCTGACCGGCGGCTATGGATCGGCCATCGGCGCCATGTTCGGCGCCCTGATCTTCGGCGTGGTGCAGATGGGCATCTTCTACACCGGCATCGACACCGACTGGTTCAAGCTGTTCATGGGCGCCATGATGGTCATCGCGGTGCTGTTCAACAGCTATGTGCGCAACCGCGCCATGAGGAGTCGGTAA
- a CDS encoding ATP-binding cassette domain-containing protein, with amino-acid sequence MAEPYVELKSVSKYFGSVVALKDVSFDVCPGEVHCLLGDNGAGKSTLIKTLSGVYAPDEGEIRVQGKPTRFASPADTRDSGIATVYQDLALVPLMSVARNFFLGREPMRKFGPISQFDADFANRTAYDEMSAMGIQLRDPEQPVGTLSGGERQCLAIARAVYFGAKVLILDEPTSALGVHQASVVLKLIVQSKARGIGVIFISHNVHHAYVVGDRFTLLKRGRSTGTYAKGEITRDQLLNLMAGGKELVDLEQELAKSARSSPA; translated from the coding sequence ATGGCCGAGCCCTATGTCGAACTGAAGTCGGTCAGCAAATATTTCGGCTCGGTCGTAGCGCTGAAGGACGTGTCCTTCGATGTCTGCCCTGGCGAGGTGCATTGCCTGCTCGGCGACAATGGCGCCGGCAAGTCGACGTTGATCAAGACGCTGTCCGGTGTCTACGCGCCGGACGAGGGCGAAATCCGCGTGCAGGGCAAGCCGACACGGTTTGCCTCGCCCGCCGATACGCGCGACAGCGGCATCGCGACCGTCTACCAGGACCTGGCGCTGGTGCCGCTGATGAGCGTGGCGCGCAACTTCTTCCTCGGCCGCGAGCCGATGCGCAAGTTCGGGCCGATCAGCCAGTTCGACGCCGACTTCGCCAACCGCACCGCCTATGACGAAATGTCGGCCATGGGCATCCAGCTGCGCGACCCCGAACAGCCGGTCGGCACGTTGTCGGGTGGTGAACGGCAATGCCTGGCCATAGCGCGCGCCGTCTATTTCGGCGCCAAGGTGCTGATCCTCGACGAGCCGACCTCGGCGCTGGGTGTCCACCAGGCATCCGTGGTGCTGAAGCTGATTGTCCAGTCCAAGGCGCGCGGCATCGGCGTCATCTTCATCTCCCACAACGTTCACCACGCCTATGTCGTCGGCGACCGCTTCACGCTCCTGAAGCGCGGCAGAAGCACCGGCACCTACGCCAAGGGCGAAATCACCCGCGACCAGCTGCTCAACCTGATGGCGGGCGGCAAGGAACTGGTGGATCTGGAGCAGGAACTGGCCAAATCGGCCAGGAGCAGCCCGGCCTAG
- a CDS encoding extracellular catalytic domain type 1 short-chain-length polyhydroxyalkanoate depolymerase encodes MRNISDTIARLSAMRGRTAFSQQGHADSLSDLAEFGSNPGALRARFYAPEDLPKGAALVVVLHGCTQTAAGYDHGAGWSRLAAEEGFAVLFPEQQRANNANLCFNWFVPEDVTRDRGEALSIRRMIEAMVTKHGLDRERIFITGLSAGGAMAAAMLATYPDVFAGGAIIAGLAYGSASTIPEAFDRMRGHGGPTPAELHRRLAQASPHQGSWPRISIWQGTADHTVAPSNADSLVAQWQSVHRVGTGPDRAETVDRQTRQVWCDADGNEVIEKYTIAGMGHGTPLKTGGEDGLGNAAPFMLDVGISSTRRMVAFWKLARRDARGEAQPATGSAHPAEGTALRTYIAPEKSRPAAEQPRPDGSRASPTAIGKVIEDALRAAGLMR; translated from the coding sequence TTGCGGAATATCTCAGATACGATCGCTCGCCTTTCGGCCATGCGAGGCCGGACGGCATTTTCCCAACAAGGCCATGCCGACAGTCTGTCCGACCTCGCCGAGTTCGGATCCAATCCGGGCGCCTTGCGGGCGCGTTTCTACGCACCCGAGGACTTGCCGAAGGGAGCAGCCTTGGTTGTCGTCCTGCACGGCTGCACGCAGACCGCGGCGGGCTACGATCACGGCGCTGGCTGGTCGCGCCTGGCGGCGGAGGAAGGGTTTGCTGTATTGTTCCCGGAACAGCAGCGAGCCAACAATGCCAATCTCTGCTTCAACTGGTTCGTGCCCGAAGATGTAACCCGCGATCGCGGTGAAGCGCTCTCCATCCGCCGGATGATCGAAGCCATGGTGACGAAGCATGGCCTGGACCGAGAGCGCATTTTCATCACCGGTCTTTCCGCAGGCGGCGCCATGGCAGCGGCAATGCTGGCAACTTATCCGGACGTGTTTGCGGGTGGCGCGATCATTGCGGGCCTTGCCTATGGCAGCGCATCGACGATCCCCGAAGCGTTCGATCGCATGCGTGGGCATGGTGGCCCAACCCCGGCGGAGCTCCACCGACGCCTGGCGCAGGCTTCGCCCCATCAGGGAAGCTGGCCGAGGATTTCGATCTGGCAGGGCACGGCCGATCACACGGTGGCGCCGTCCAACGCCGACTCACTTGTCGCCCAATGGCAAAGCGTTCACCGCGTCGGGACAGGCCCTGATCGAGCAGAGACGGTCGATCGACAAACGCGGCAGGTCTGGTGCGACGCCGATGGCAATGAAGTGATCGAAAAATACACCATTGCCGGCATGGGCCATGGCACTCCCTTGAAGACGGGGGGCGAGGACGGCCTTGGCAATGCCGCGCCGTTCATGCTGGATGTCGGGATATCGTCGACGCGCCGGATGGTGGCCTTCTGGAAGCTCGCACGCCGGGATGCTCGAGGGGAGGCCCAGCCTGCTACCGGCTCGGCCCATCCTGCCGAGGGCACAGCTTTGCGCACATACATTGCGCCCGAAAAATCGAGGCCAGCTGCCGAACAACCGCGTCCAGATGGCTCACGTGCTTCTCCTACAGCCATTGGCAAGGTGATCGAGGATGCGCTTCGCGCAGCCGGCTTGATGCGTTAG
- a CDS encoding general stress protein — MKTVTGLFDNYDDASDAVGELEASGVPHDDISIVSGNADNQHNNDGSKVADDAAGGAGLGAAIGGAGGLLAGLGLMAIPGVGPVVAAGWLAATAVGAVGGAVVGGAAGGIVGALTDSGVPEHDAHVYAEGVRRGGTLVTAKVDDQLVPAAERILGQANSVNLQERRGEYQADGWTGFDPDAENYRSNEIGRDGARDVNRV, encoded by the coding sequence ATGAAGACCGTAACCGGACTGTTCGACAATTATGACGATGCTTCCGACGCCGTCGGTGAATTGGAAGCTAGCGGTGTGCCGCACGACGACATCAGCATTGTTTCCGGCAATGCCGACAATCAGCACAACAATGACGGCTCCAAGGTCGCGGACGACGCCGCCGGCGGCGCAGGTCTGGGAGCAGCGATCGGCGGTGCCGGTGGGCTGCTCGCCGGACTTGGCCTGATGGCTATTCCCGGCGTCGGTCCGGTGGTGGCCGCCGGCTGGCTGGCTGCCACTGCGGTCGGTGCCGTTGGCGGTGCCGTTGTTGGCGGTGCGGCTGGCGGCATCGTCGGGGCGCTCACCGATTCCGGTGTCCCGGAACATGATGCCCATGTCTACGCCGAGGGCGTGCGTCGCGGCGGCACGCTGGTCACGGCCAAGGTCGATGATCAGTTGGTGCCGGCGGCCGAAAGGATCCTGGGCCAGGCTAATTCTGTCAACCTGCAGGAACGGCGTGGCGAATACCAGGCCGACGGTTGGACCGGCTTCGATCCGGACGCGGAGAACTACCGCTCGAATGAAATCGGCCGCGACGGCGCTCGCGACGTGAACCGAGTTTGA
- a CDS encoding DUF4142 domain-containing protein, with protein MKTRLLLASLATATAMAFTLPALAADSAQDFVNKAAAGGMFEVDSSKLAESKVQDQSVKDFAHKMIDDHGAANAKLETIAGEQKLTVPKELDAKHKADVDTLQNGKDPIDGPYVQMQRDAHIDAVKLFESYAKDGDNAELKTFAQQTVPTLKMHQEMIEKIAATMGTQSSSSQTPKVTVGDKPEQAPPLPGANSFTEDQAKGRIQDAGFADVSKLTKDDQGIWRGQANKDGKNTTVALDYKGNVVAGTN; from the coding sequence ATGAAAACGCGCCTACTTCTGGCCTCACTGGCCACAGCTACAGCCATGGCTTTTACCTTGCCCGCACTTGCCGCCGACAGCGCACAGGACTTCGTCAACAAGGCCGCTGCGGGCGGCATGTTCGAGGTCGATTCCAGCAAGCTTGCCGAAAGCAAGGTGCAGGATCAGAGCGTCAAGGATTTCGCCCACAAGATGATCGACGATCACGGCGCTGCCAACGCAAAGCTGGAGACAATCGCCGGCGAGCAGAAGCTGACGGTTCCGAAGGAGCTGGATGCCAAGCACAAGGCTGACGTCGACACTCTGCAGAACGGCAAGGATCCGATCGACGGCCCCTACGTCCAGATGCAGCGCGACGCGCATATCGATGCCGTGAAGCTGTTCGAGAGCTACGCCAAGGACGGCGACAACGCCGAGCTGAAGACGTTCGCCCAGCAGACGGTGCCGACCCTGAAGATGCATCAGGAGATGATCGAAAAGATCGCGGCGACCATGGGCACCCAGTCGTCAAGTTCGCAGACGCCCAAGGTCACGGTCGGTGACAAGCCCGAGCAAGCTCCTCCGCTTCCCGGTGCAAACAGCTTCACCGAAGACCAGGCGAAAGGCCGCATCCAGGATGCCGGTTTCGCCGATGTGTCGAAGCTGACCAAGGACGACCAGGGTATCTGGCGTGGCCAGGCCAACAAGGATGGCAAGAACACCACCGTGGCGCTGGACTACAAGGGCAACGTCGTTGCCGGCACCAACTGA
- a CDS encoding GcvT family protein — translation MQTHARVVVVGGGCVGAGILYGLAKRGWADVALLERTQLTAGSTWHAAGLVPSYARNINIGRMINKTIEIYEGLEAETGQPVGWHKCGQLRIANSRDRLDEYKSYMSVADVQGMRAHLLSPTEARALCPLLDNKHMLGALYHPDDGHIAPADVTHAMAKGARDLGAKIYLNTEVTGFQRTAGGEWRVQTNKGDIICEHVVCATGNYARQTGALLGLDIPAIPILHQYWITEPVPEIVERKKQGRAEMPILRDEGFEGYLREEGDGFMFGPYERTEHLKLFAEDGVPAWFGADLVEEDFEAVSWNWEQATQLVPALGRAGIKANVRGPFQMTADELPLMGPAWGLPNVWLAEGVPGGILWGGTIGYYLSERIVEGGNSLDTSDLDPRRFGDYANKAWTREKVREAWGTHAEQKYPGQDMPAARPQKTAPSYARLTELGAVWGVLNGWEMPNWFAPKGVEAKDQYSWRWTEKGVFVGEEVEAVRNAVGLVEMTPMTKFEVSGPNAAAWLDRILANRLPAVGKATLAHHLTAGGGVQAEYMVAGLGEDSFYLVSTPRAERWNFDDLSKLLPADGSVSLKNVTNERGCFTIVGPKARDVLQPLTEIDLSNAGFPWFGVKTGSVALASDVRLLRVNYEGELGWELYHPMAYQRQLLDAILGEGEKHGMRLVGLHALESLRLEKSYRAMYRDMNPELNALESGLERFIRLDKGDFVGRDAVLKYKARNDQRRSVTLRIETDGASTLASEGLYIGGELVGRITSGGYGYTLGHDVALALLPERLGTPGTKLDVAILGEWKTAEVIADSPYDPSSARARM, via the coding sequence ATGCAGACGCATGCGCGGGTGGTGGTTGTTGGTGGCGGGTGCGTCGGCGCGGGCATCCTCTACGGTCTGGCCAAGCGCGGCTGGGCCGACGTCGCGCTGCTCGAACGCACGCAGTTGACCGCCGGCTCGACCTGGCACGCGGCGGGCCTCGTCCCGTCCTATGCCCGCAACATCAATATCGGCCGGATGATCAACAAGACCATCGAGATCTATGAAGGGCTGGAGGCCGAGACCGGGCAGCCGGTCGGCTGGCACAAATGCGGCCAGCTGCGCATCGCCAATTCCAGGGACCGGCTCGACGAATACAAGAGCTATATGAGCGTCGCCGACGTTCAGGGCATGCGGGCGCATTTGCTGTCGCCGACGGAGGCGAGGGCGCTTTGCCCGCTTCTCGATAACAAGCATATGCTGGGTGCGCTCTATCATCCCGATGACGGCCATATCGCGCCAGCCGACGTGACCCATGCCATGGCCAAGGGTGCGCGGGATCTGGGCGCCAAGATTTACCTGAACACCGAGGTGACCGGCTTTCAGCGGACCGCTGGCGGCGAATGGCGGGTCCAGACGAACAAGGGCGACATCATCTGCGAGCATGTGGTCTGCGCGACCGGCAATTACGCCCGCCAGACCGGCGCGCTGCTCGGCCTCGACATCCCCGCCATCCCGATCCTGCACCAGTACTGGATCACCGAGCCGGTGCCGGAGATCGTAGAGCGCAAGAAGCAGGGACGCGCCGAGATGCCGATCCTGCGCGACGAGGGTTTTGAGGGCTATCTGCGCGAGGAGGGCGACGGCTTCATGTTCGGGCCCTACGAGCGCACCGAACACCTCAAACTGTTCGCCGAGGACGGCGTTCCCGCCTGGTTCGGCGCCGATCTCGTCGAAGAGGATTTCGAGGCGGTGTCGTGGAACTGGGAACAGGCAACACAGCTCGTGCCGGCGCTGGGACGCGCCGGGATCAAGGCCAATGTGCGGGGTCCCTTCCAGATGACGGCGGACGAGCTTCCGCTGATGGGACCGGCCTGGGGCCTGCCCAATGTGTGGCTGGCCGAGGGCGTGCCGGGCGGCATATTGTGGGGCGGCACGATCGGCTACTACCTGTCGGAGCGGATCGTCGAAGGCGGCAACAGCCTCGACACCTCCGATCTCGATCCGCGCCGCTTCGGCGACTACGCCAACAAGGCCTGGACGCGCGAGAAGGTCCGCGAGGCCTGGGGCACGCATGCGGAGCAAAAGTACCCGGGACAGGACATGCCCGCCGCCCGGCCGCAGAAGACCGCGCCATCCTATGCGCGGCTGACCGAACTGGGTGCGGTCTGGGGCGTGCTCAACGGCTGGGAAATGCCGAACTGGTTCGCGCCCAAGGGCGTCGAGGCCAAGGACCAGTACAGCTGGCGCTGGACCGAAAAGGGCGTGTTCGTTGGCGAGGAGGTGGAGGCCGTGCGCAACGCCGTCGGCCTGGTCGAGATGACGCCGATGACCAAGTTCGAAGTGTCGGGGCCGAACGCGGCCGCCTGGCTCGACAGGATCCTCGCCAACCGGCTTCCCGCGGTCGGCAAAGCGACGCTGGCGCATCACCTGACGGCGGGCGGCGGCGTGCAAGCGGAATACATGGTGGCGGGGCTTGGCGAAGACAGTTTCTATCTCGTTTCGACGCCACGCGCCGAGCGCTGGAATTTCGATGATCTCTCAAAGCTGCTTCCCGCCGACGGCAGCGTCAGCCTGAAGAACGTCACCAACGAGCGCGGCTGCTTCACGATTGTCGGGCCGAAGGCGCGGGACGTGCTGCAACCACTCACCGAGATCGACCTGTCGAATGCCGGCTTTCCCTGGTTCGGGGTGAAGACCGGCAGCGTGGCGCTTGCCAGCGACGTGCGGCTGCTGCGCGTGAACTACGAGGGCGAGCTCGGCTGGGAACTCTATCATCCCATGGCCTACCAGCGGCAATTGCTCGACGCGATCCTGGGAGAGGGCGAGAAGCACGGCATGCGGCTCGTCGGGCTGCATGCGCTGGAATCGCTGCGGCTCGAAAAATCCTACCGCGCCATGTACCGCGACATGAATCCAGAGCTCAACGCGCTGGAGAGCGGGCTCGAACGCTTCATCCGCCTCGACAAGGGCGATTTCGTCGGCCGCGACGCGGTCCTGAAATACAAGGCGAGGAACGACCAGCGCCGATCGGTGACGCTCAGAATAGAGACCGACGGCGCCAGCACGCTCGCTTCCGAAGGTCTGTACATCGGCGGCGAGCTGGTCGGGCGCATCACATCGGGCGGCTATGGCTACACGCTCGGCCATGATGTGGCGCTGGCGCTGTTGCCGGAACGTCTCGGCACGCCCGGCACGAAGCTTGACGTCGCGATCCTGGGAGAATGGAAGACCGCCGAGGTCATCGCGGATTCACCCTATGATCCCTCTTCGGCCAGGGCGCGGATGTAA
- a CDS encoding HlyU family transcriptional regulator — MSFLKRLFGGGGGEAAEPKSAAPAKQVEHKGFLISATPYKSDGQYQTCGIVSKEIDGVVKEHKFIRADRFAGLDDAVDISIKKGIQLVDEQGERIFG; from the coding sequence ATGTCTTTTCTGAAACGTCTTTTCGGTGGTGGCGGCGGTGAAGCGGCCGAGCCCAAGAGTGCCGCACCCGCCAAGCAGGTCGAACACAAGGGTTTCCTGATCAGCGCCACGCCCTACAAGAGCGACGGCCAGTACCAGACCTGCGGCATCGTCTCCAAGGAGATCGACGGCGTGGTGAAGGAGCACAAATTCATCCGCGCCGACCGCTTCGCCGGCCTCGACGACGCCGTCGACATCTCGATCAAGAAGGGCATCCAGCTGGTCGATGAACAGGGCGAGCGGATTTTCGGGTAG
- a CDS encoding CmcI family methyltransferase produces the protein MLGAALARIQDGTMRYTYKGVPTYKNPFDLALYQMLLWQQKPRTLIEIGSKWGGSALWFADMMCSFGVDCVIHSIDITPPSISVPGVTFHRGDGRDLAATLPADLMESLPRPIFVIEDADHHCETTLAVLRFFDRWLVAGEYIAVEDGIVDDLYGPEFVARLMGGPRRAVELFLRDRGQNYEIDTGLCDHFGTNVTWNVNGYLRRVR, from the coding sequence TTGCTTGGCGCAGCGCTTGCGAGGATTCAAGACGGCACGATGCGCTACACGTACAAGGGCGTGCCCACCTACAAAAATCCATTCGATCTGGCGCTGTACCAAATGCTGCTTTGGCAGCAAAAGCCCCGGACATTGATCGAGATCGGCTCCAAATGGGGCGGCAGCGCGCTCTGGTTTGCCGATATGATGTGCAGCTTCGGCGTCGACTGCGTCATTCACTCGATCGACATCACGCCGCCCTCGATCAGCGTACCGGGCGTGACGTTTCATCGTGGCGACGGTCGCGACCTGGCGGCAACCCTACCGGCGGATCTGATGGAGAGCCTCCCCAGGCCGATTTTCGTCATCGAGGACGCGGACCATCATTGCGAGACGACGCTCGCCGTGCTGCGCTTCTTCGATCGTTGGCTGGTTGCCGGAGAGTATATTGCCGTCGAGGACGGTATTGTAGACGATCTTTATGGTCCAGAATTTGTCGCCAGGCTGATGGGCGGCCCGCGTCGTGCGGTCGAGCTGTTCTTGCGCGATCGTGGGCAGAACTATGAAATCGATACCGGCCTTTGCGACCACTTCGGCACCAATGTGACGTGGAACGTCAACGGCTATCTCCGTCGCGTTCGCTAA
- a CDS encoding TylF/MycF/NovP-related O-methyltransferase: protein MYLDLLVRILLNTIYQDPAINPGVRPMVVEPFNPKTRAIGKDWPTQAHTMVGQARLENLRQLSQQVLDDGIVGDFIETGVWRGGCCILMRGVLAANQIHDRKVYVADSFAGLPAPNVELYPRDTGWDLHEFKELAVSLQTVKDNFSRYGLLDEQVVFVEGMFSDTLPSLSAGPFALLRLDGDLYESTIVALNSLYPKLSRGGVVIIDDRALDPCRRAVIDFRDKHGITAPMQEVDWTGSWWRKE from the coding sequence TTGTATCTTGATCTCCTGGTCAGGATATTGCTCAACACCATTTACCAGGATCCCGCCATCAACCCGGGGGTTCGGCCGATGGTGGTCGAGCCGTTCAACCCGAAAACCCGCGCGATCGGCAAGGATTGGCCAACGCAGGCTCACACGATGGTCGGCCAGGCGCGCCTCGAGAACTTGCGCCAGCTGTCGCAACAGGTGCTGGACGACGGCATCGTTGGCGACTTCATCGAAACGGGCGTCTGGCGCGGTGGCTGCTGCATCCTGATGCGCGGCGTTCTTGCCGCGAACCAGATCCATGACCGCAAGGTCTATGTCGCTGACTCGTTTGCCGGCCTGCCGGCGCCAAACGTGGAGCTCTATCCCCGGGATACCGGATGGGACCTGCATGAGTTCAAGGAACTGGCCGTCTCGCTGCAGACGGTCAAGGACAATTTCTCACGCTATGGGCTGCTCGACGAGCAGGTCGTGTTCGTGGAAGGGATGTTCAGCGACACGCTGCCGTCGCTGTCCGCCGGGCCGTTCGCGCTGCTGCGGCTCGACGGCGACCTGTACGAGTCGACCATTGTGGCGCTGAATTCCCTTTACCCCAAATTGTCCCGGGGCGGTGTCGTCATCATCGACGATCGCGCCCTCGATCCATGCCGGCGCGCGGTGATCGATTTTCGCGATAAACACGGCATCACGGCGCCGATGCAAGAGGTCGACTGGACCGGATCCTGGTGGCGCAAGGAATGA